From Nitrospirota bacterium, a single genomic window includes:
- a CDS encoding c(7)-type cytochrome triheme domain-containing protein, producing the protein MTGRLIKGLGLVVVTGALLVACTNPFAKRTAAPAATVETAATPAPPPAAAPSPPLPTQLADDFEDPTGMPTPGAPFAKENRNPEVILKNVPRDQGGTVDWVQAFKDKLISPRESLDPTKPPVPPFAFDIDIPAVGAMPNVVFPHFPHTYWLDCGNCHPDIFVMKKGANPISMVKIVNGEFCGRCHGRVAFPISNCSRCHVKPKS; encoded by the coding sequence ATGACCGGGCGTCTGATCAAGGGGCTGGGGCTCGTGGTCGTGACGGGTGCACTCCTCGTGGCATGCACGAACCCCTTTGCAAAAAGAACCGCCGCGCCCGCAGCAACCGTTGAGACAGCAGCGACCCCAGCCCCTCCGCCGGCCGCCGCACCGTCTCCGCCGCTGCCGACCCAGCTGGCCGATGATTTCGAAGACCCCACCGGGATGCCGACCCCTGGAGCACCGTTTGCAAAGGAGAACCGCAACCCAGAGGTGATCCTCAAAAATGTTCCCAGAGACCAGGGCGGCACGGTGGATTGGGTTCAGGCGTTCAAAGACAAACTGATCAGTCCTCGAGAATCATTGGATCCCACCAAACCGCCGGTGCCGCCGTTCGCCTTTGATATCGACATCCCTGCGGTGGGGGCCATGCCCAACGTGGTGTTCCCGCACTTTCCTCACACCTATTGGCTCGATTGCGGGAATTGCCACCCGGACATCTTTGTGATGAAGAAGGGTGCCAACCCGATTTCGATGGTCAAGATCGTGAATGGGGAGTTTTGCGGGCGGTGCCACGGGCGTGTAGCCTTCCCCATCTCGAACTGTTCGCGCTGCCACGTCAAACCCAAAAGCTGA
- a CDS encoding diguanylate cyclase yields MRLTLARKMLLGNLTLVLLILVVGLSALASLKTLYGLGSNLVQVDLPNLELAAQLEESLNVQDQYEHRYIQLRDHALRTLADEQRGKFESTLRRFGVLPGRALTALNQIKDLHVEYNHVSVQAREALERGDDVLARAFRDDLVSETRQRLRAAIRSLSQALKTAQWEALRQSQGLIRNALMMTLVTCAVGLVFGVTFTLLFSRSLARSLQQFKTATQLIGKGRYDDLLPLKTGDEMGDLAESFRWMSHRLKELEETNLDANPLTRLPGNLAIEKALLTRLQRQRRFAFCHVDLDNFKAFGDHYGYARGSEVLKMVGQILSRLGDGERRDIFVGHIGGDDFVLICPPERVSGLCQQIIKEFDAAIPNFYDSDDRERGYIISRDRNEVVQQFLIMTVSIAVVTNERREITSPMQVAEVAAQLKKYAKSFPKSVFVIDQRRET; encoded by the coding sequence ATGCGCTTAACCCTAGCTCGAAAGATGCTGCTGGGGAATCTGACGCTGGTCTTGTTGATCCTGGTCGTCGGCCTCTCCGCGCTCGCCAGCCTCAAGACTCTCTATGGGCTGGGCTCCAACCTGGTCCAAGTCGACCTCCCCAATCTGGAGTTGGCGGCACAATTGGAGGAGTCTCTCAACGTTCAGGACCAATACGAACACCGATACATCCAACTACGAGATCACGCGTTGCGGACGTTGGCGGATGAGCAACGCGGCAAGTTTGAATCGACGCTCCGGCGGTTTGGAGTTCTGCCGGGGCGGGCTTTGACCGCGCTCAACCAAATCAAGGATCTCCACGTGGAGTACAACCACGTGTCTGTTCAGGCGCGCGAAGCGCTGGAGCGCGGCGACGATGTCTTGGCTCGCGCGTTCCGGGACGATCTCGTGTCCGAAACGCGCCAACGCCTTCGGGCGGCGATTCGCTCTTTAAGTCAGGCGCTCAAAACCGCCCAATGGGAGGCGCTCCGACAATCGCAGGGCCTGATTCGTAATGCGCTGATGATGACTCTGGTCACGTGTGCGGTGGGGCTGGTGTTCGGCGTCACGTTCACGCTGTTGTTTTCCCGGTCGTTGGCGCGGTCGCTTCAACAATTCAAAACTGCGACCCAACTGATCGGCAAGGGGCGGTATGACGATCTGCTGCCGCTCAAGACCGGCGACGAAATGGGTGATCTGGCGGAATCCTTCCGGTGGATGAGTCACCGGCTGAAGGAGCTCGAGGAGACCAACCTCGATGCCAATCCGTTGACACGCCTTCCCGGCAATCTGGCGATCGAAAAAGCCCTGCTCACGCGGCTTCAGCGCCAGCGAAGATTTGCGTTTTGTCACGTCGATCTCGACAACTTCAAGGCGTTTGGTGACCACTACGGTTACGCACGCGGAAGCGAGGTGCTGAAGATGGTGGGGCAGATTCTCTCGCGTCTGGGAGACGGCGAACGACGAGATATTTTCGTCGGCCACATCGGCGGAGACGATTTCGTCTTGATCTGTCCGCCCGAACGCGTCTCCGGCCTCTGCCAGCAGATCATCAAGGAGTTCGATGCCGCGATCCCCAATTTTTACGACTCCGACGACCGCGAGCGGGGCTACATCATCTCCCGGGATCGGAACGAGGTCGTCCAGCAGTTTCTGATCATGACGGTGTCTATCGCGGTGGTGACGAACGAACGCCGAGAAATTACGTCTCCTATGCAGGTCGCCGAGGTCGCGGCGCAACTCAAGAAGTACGCCAAGAGTTTCCCCAAGAGCGTGTTTGTCATTGATCAGCGGCGTGAAACGTAG
- a CDS encoding UDP-glucose/GDP-mannose dehydrogenase family protein, translated as MNICMVGTGYVGLVTGACFAEFGVSVICVDADSAKVDRLRRGEVPIYEPGLSELVQKGVREGRLSFTTDTAEAVRQSLVIFIAVGTPPRGDGSADLSAVETVAETIARHMNGYKVIVTKSTVPVGTGDRLRAIIGKSQTERVNFDVASNPEFLREGAAIEDFMRPNRVVIGAESDHAVAILRDLYRPLYLIETPIVITDIATAEMIKYASNAFLATKVSFINEIANLCERVGADVHQVARAMGLDGRIGSKFLHPGPGYGGSCFPKDVVALLALAKRNEYDFHILSAVDAANHRHRDLMIAKIQRAVGNLSGTTLACLGLSFKPNTDDIREAPALTILPALQKLGASIRAYDPAAMAHAQAALPGVALCADPYETMTGCDAVILMTEWNQFRNLDLERVKTLLRRPTFIDLRNVYDPRRMKELGFTYVGVGRG; from the coding sequence ATGAACATTTGTATGGTTGGAACGGGATACGTGGGACTGGTCACCGGAGCCTGCTTCGCCGAATTCGGTGTCAGCGTGATCTGTGTGGACGCCGACTCGGCGAAGGTGGACCGCTTGAGGCGGGGCGAGGTACCGATTTACGAGCCCGGACTCTCGGAGTTGGTGCAAAAGGGCGTACGGGAAGGACGCCTCTCGTTTACGACCGATACCGCGGAGGCGGTCCGGCAATCGTTGGTCATTTTTATTGCGGTGGGGACGCCACCGCGCGGCGACGGATCAGCGGATCTGTCGGCGGTCGAAACCGTTGCGGAGACGATTGCGCGACACATGAACGGCTACAAGGTCATCGTGACCAAGAGCACGGTGCCGGTGGGCACCGGCGACCGGTTGCGCGCCATCATCGGGAAATCCCAGACCGAGCGGGTCAATTTCGACGTGGCGTCCAACCCCGAATTCCTGCGGGAAGGGGCTGCGATCGAGGATTTCATGCGGCCCAATCGGGTCGTGATCGGGGCCGAGAGCGATCACGCCGTCGCGATCCTGCGCGACCTCTACCGGCCCCTGTACCTCATCGAGACCCCGATCGTGATCACGGACATCGCGACCGCGGAGATGATCAAATACGCCTCGAACGCCTTCCTCGCGACCAAGGTGTCCTTCATCAACGAGATCGCCAACCTCTGTGAACGGGTGGGTGCGGACGTGCATCAGGTGGCTCGCGCCATGGGGTTGGATGGCCGGATCGGGTCGAAGTTTCTCCACCCGGGCCCTGGTTACGGCGGGTCCTGTTTTCCAAAAGACGTGGTCGCGCTGTTGGCGCTGGCCAAGCGGAACGAGTACGATTTCCACATTCTGAGCGCGGTGGATGCCGCTAACCACCGCCACCGCGACCTGATGATTGCGAAAATCCAGCGCGCCGTTGGGAATCTCTCCGGAACCACGCTCGCGTGTCTGGGCCTCTCGTTCAAGCCGAATACCGACGATATCCGTGAGGCCCCGGCATTAACCATTCTTCCCGCGCTCCAGAAACTCGGGGCGTCGATCCGCGCGTACGACCCCGCCGCCATGGCGCACGCGCAGGCCGCGCTTCCCGGGGTCGCGCTGTGCGCCGATCCCTATGAAACGATGACGGGATGCGATGCCGTCATTCTGATGACCGAGTGGAATCAATTCCGGAATCTCGACCTCGAACGGGTGAAAACGCTCTTGCGGCGGCCGACGTTCATCGACCTTCGGAACGTCTATGATCCGCGCAGGATGAAGGAACTGGGCTTTACTTACGTGGGGGTGGGACGAGGCTGA
- a CDS encoding sulfurtransferase TusA family protein has protein sequence MDRTAARIDVELNLRGVHCPYNYVRTKLKLEEMKVGEVLAVTVDAGEPARNVPRSVADDGHRVLELIPLDSALRIVIEKTR, from the coding sequence ATGGATCGGACGGCCGCTCGAATCGACGTCGAACTGAACTTGCGGGGGGTGCACTGCCCCTACAACTACGTGCGCACCAAGCTCAAGCTGGAAGAAATGAAGGTCGGCGAGGTCTTGGCCGTGACGGTGGACGCGGGCGAACCCGCCCGGAACGTGCCGCGGAGCGTCGCCGACGACGGCCACCGGGTGTTGGAACTCATTCCCCTCGACTCCGCCCTCCGGATCGTAATCGAAAAGACACGGTAA
- a CDS encoding zinc ribbon domain-containing protein, producing MPIYEYRCDACRSRMTVLAATINAPPPRCERCGRSEVTRLLSRFAAPRSDAARMEALADPSSLAQVDERDPKSVARWMRRLGRETGEDLDDRFEEEIERAAEDVAGDNDSSAENFPGTDAPGATAP from the coding sequence ATGCCGATCTACGAGTACCGTTGCGACGCCTGCCGAAGCCGGATGACCGTGCTGGCGGCCACGATCAACGCCCCGCCGCCCAGGTGTGAACGCTGCGGTCGCTCCGAGGTCACGCGCCTGCTGTCGCGCTTTGCGGCGCCGCGGTCGGACGCAGCGCGGATGGAAGCGCTTGCCGATCCATCGAGCCTCGCTCAGGTCGACGAACGCGATCCCAAGAGCGTGGCTCGCTGGATGCGGCGGTTGGGCCGCGAAACGGGTGAAGACCTCGATGACCGGTTCGAGGAAGAAATCGAACGGGCCGCAGAAGACGTGGCGGGAGACAACGATTCCTCCGCCGAGAACTTTCCAGGAACCGACGCCCCAGGAGCCACTGCCCCATGA
- the rsmI gene encoding 16S rRNA (cytidine(1402)-2'-O)-methyltransferase — protein sequence MEPSDHKGTLYLVSTPIGHLEDITLRALRVLKEVDLIAAEDTRHTQKLLARYDIHGTLTSYHDFNKETKAPVLLARMLDGASVALVCDAGTPTISDPGYFLITRCIEAGVPVVPIPGPCAAIAALAASGLPSDRFHFEGFLPKPSGRLAKRLAVLRDYPETLVLYESPHRLLKTLKALLAAWGDRPAVIARELTKMHEECLRGTLSSVIAEVERRPRRGEITLLIGGCDRLRRSTAMTPLESATQDEGGSQPATFHAADQ from the coding sequence GTGGAGCCATCCGATCACAAGGGAACCCTGTACCTCGTCAGCACGCCGATCGGACATCTCGAAGACATCACGCTGCGGGCCCTCAGAGTGTTAAAGGAGGTGGACCTGATCGCGGCGGAGGATACCCGGCACACGCAGAAGTTGCTCGCACGGTACGACATCCACGGCACGCTCACCAGCTACCATGACTTCAACAAAGAAACCAAGGCGCCCGTGTTGTTGGCTCGGATGCTCGACGGGGCGTCCGTCGCGCTGGTCTGCGATGCCGGAACGCCGACGATCTCTGATCCCGGATATTTTTTGATTACGCGCTGCATCGAGGCGGGTGTACCCGTTGTGCCGATCCCGGGTCCTTGCGCGGCGATCGCGGCGCTGGCTGCGTCCGGGCTGCCCTCGGATCGCTTCCACTTCGAGGGATTTCTCCCCAAACCGTCGGGGCGCCTCGCCAAACGCCTGGCCGTGCTCCGCGACTACCCGGAAACCCTCGTGCTCTACGAATCCCCTCACCGTCTGCTCAAGACGCTGAAGGCCTTACTTGCGGCGTGGGGCGATCGGCCGGCGGTGATTGCGCGAGAGCTGACCAAGATGCACGAGGAGTGCCTCCGTGGGACGCTCAGCTCTGTCATCGCCGAGGTGGAACGGCGTCCTCGACGCGGTGAGATTACGCTGCTGATCGGCGGTTGCGACCGCCTCCGACGGTCTACAGCGATGACTCCCCTGGAATCGGCAACCCAGGACGAGGGTGGTTCCCAACCCGCTACGTTTCACGCCGCTGATCAATGA
- a CDS encoding DUF3105 domain-containing protein: MQRWGIGWGLGVAWLMVAPALAVDFEAGQAIPAQGNTHLQSPGSPHPPYNSIPPTSGPHVPWLARWGMHRIPIPWQVQVHNLEDGGVIIHYRCDDPCPDVVSGLDRLVASYPTQVIAAPEPRLSSKFALTAWGRLATMDHWDETAMRRFIDAYRGQDHHPPPAPAAGTPGR; the protein is encoded by the coding sequence GTGCAACGCTGGGGGATCGGGTGGGGTTTGGGAGTTGCGTGGCTGATGGTGGCCCCTGCCCTGGCAGTCGATTTTGAAGCAGGTCAAGCCATCCCGGCGCAAGGCAACACGCATCTGCAGTCACCGGGATCCCCGCACCCTCCGTACAACTCGATACCCCCGACGTCGGGCCCGCACGTCCCATGGCTGGCCCGTTGGGGCATGCACCGGATTCCGATCCCGTGGCAGGTTCAGGTCCACAATTTGGAGGATGGCGGGGTCATCATCCACTATCGTTGCGACGATCCTTGTCCGGACGTGGTGTCCGGCCTCGATCGGCTGGTGGCCAGCTATCCCACGCAGGTGATCGCGGCGCCCGAGCCCCGTCTGTCGTCCAAATTTGCACTCACCGCATGGGGGCGGCTGGCGACGATGGATCATTGGGACGAGACCGCGATGCGTCGATTCATCGACGCGTACCGAGGGCAGGACCACCATCCTCCGCCAGCCCCTGCTGCCGGAACCCCGGGCCGCTAG
- a CDS encoding TIGR04283 family arsenosugar biosynthesis glycosyltransferase has protein sequence MSPSPSTVSIIIPVLDEESGIADTLAAAAVTGAGEILVVDGGSQDRTRAIAAARGCRVVDAPAGRAVQMNAGAAAATGDVLLFLHADTRLPPNGVAELLRALSDEGTVGGRFDVHLDGPEPIFRIIETLMNVRSRVTHIATGDQAIFVRRSVFEVLGGYAPIPLMEDVEFSARLKRRGRVACLRSRVHTSVRRWRRHGPWATIARMWWLRARYALGASPERLAHDYAHIR, from the coding sequence GTGTCCCCGTCGCCTTCCACCGTGTCGATCATCATCCCCGTCCTCGATGAAGAATCGGGGATTGCAGACACCCTCGCCGCAGCCGCTGTCACGGGCGCCGGAGAGATCCTGGTGGTGGACGGCGGCAGCCAAGACCGCACGCGCGCCATCGCAGCGGCCCGGGGTTGTCGCGTGGTCGATGCCCCTGCCGGGCGCGCCGTGCAAATGAACGCGGGCGCCGCGGCCGCGACCGGCGACGTTTTGCTCTTCCTCCACGCCGACACCCGGTTGCCTCCCAATGGCGTCGCCGAGCTTCTCCGCGCGTTGTCCGACGAAGGGACCGTAGGCGGACGATTTGACGTCCACCTCGACGGGCCCGAGCCGATCTTCCGGATCATCGAGACGCTGATGAACGTTCGCTCCCGCGTCACCCACATCGCGACCGGCGATCAAGCGATCTTTGTCCGGCGCTCGGTGTTCGAAGTCCTCGGTGGATACGCGCCGATCCCGCTCATGGAGGACGTGGAGTTTTCCGCGCGCCTCAAACGACGCGGACGCGTCGCGTGCCTGCGGTCGCGGGTCCACACCTCCGTTCGCCGATGGCGACGGCACGGACCGTGGGCCACGATCGCCCGCATGTGGTGGCTGCGCGCGCGTTACGCCTTGGGCGCCAGCCCCGAGCGGCTGGCGCACGACTATGCGCATATTCGCTGA
- a CDS encoding TIGR04282 family arsenosugar biosynthesis glycosyltransferase, with protein MRIFAEPRPRRPETCALAVFAKAPIPGTVKTRLIPPLTSEEAARLHAALVEDTLCRTAALDMVRYLACTPDIRHPFLQACAQRYGARLIAQGAGDLGDRMLRVVKTLLARHGKVLLVGTDSPTLPLEFVAEAEDRLNAADLVFGPSEDGGYYLLGQRRLYPEIFRGVAWGGADVLRATLAKLDPSRVRLLPPWYDVDRPEDLARLRHDLAESVGCERTTAWFRGWRQPSRPQKLLRL; from the coding sequence ATGCGCATATTCGCTGAGCCACGGCCGCGCCGCCCTGAGACTTGTGCGCTCGCGGTCTTCGCCAAGGCGCCCATTCCCGGCACGGTCAAAACCCGGCTGATCCCCCCTCTCACCTCCGAGGAAGCCGCGCGGCTCCACGCGGCTTTGGTCGAGGACACGCTCTGCCGCACGGCGGCGCTCGACATGGTCCGCTACCTGGCGTGTACGCCGGACATCCGACATCCGTTCCTCCAGGCGTGTGCACAACGCTACGGCGCTCGGCTGATCGCGCAAGGGGCCGGCGATCTGGGCGATCGGATGCTGCGCGTCGTGAAAACCCTGTTGGCACGCCATGGCAAGGTGCTGCTGGTCGGAACCGACAGCCCGACGCTGCCCCTGGAATTTGTCGCGGAAGCCGAAGACCGGTTGAACGCGGCCGACCTCGTCTTCGGTCCCAGCGAAGATGGGGGGTACTATCTTCTGGGCCAGCGTCGACTGTACCCGGAGATCTTTCGTGGCGTGGCGTGGGGTGGGGCGGATGTGCTGCGCGCGACCCTTGCCAAGCTCGACCCGTCGCGCGTCCGGCTCCTGCCGCCGTGGTACGACGTGGACCGGCCCGAGGACCTGGCGCGCCTGCGACACGACCTGGCTGAGTCCGTGGGGTGCGAACGGACTACCGCCTGGTTTCGGGGGTGGCGGCAGCCAAGCCGCCCCCAAAAGCTCTTACGCCTATAA
- a CDS encoding c(7)-type cytochrome triheme domain-containing protein — MKRRVGLAVVAGVVISATVWLFAGKPVQGYYGDMVLNSKAEQRGMPPVVFPHWIHRIEFKCKVCHPAIFQMKSGANDIDMEKIVFKGEFCGKCHNGETAWKPVVCARCHSGKPGMVTGPLHGVN; from the coding sequence ATGAAGCGCAGAGTGGGATTGGCAGTCGTGGCAGGGGTGGTGATCAGCGCCACGGTGTGGTTGTTCGCCGGAAAACCGGTCCAGGGGTATTACGGCGACATGGTGCTCAACAGTAAGGCCGAGCAGCGCGGCATGCCGCCCGTGGTGTTTCCGCACTGGATTCACCGCATCGAGTTCAAGTGTAAGGTGTGTCACCCCGCCATTTTCCAGATGAAGTCAGGGGCCAACGATATCGATATGGAAAAAATCGTGTTCAAGGGCGAGTTCTGCGGGAAATGCCACAACGGCGAGACCGCGTGGAAACCGGTGGTGTGCGCCCGATGCCATTCCGGGAAGCCGGGGATGGTCACGGGCCCGCTCCATGGAGTGAATTAG
- a CDS encoding ComF family protein, with product MRALVRSALDATLPRRCGICRRGMSASEVRGICSACWGAIPRIEGPRCSLCGVPFGSEAAVSHSPMHRCGTCRESPPSFTRAVAAGLYTGVLAEAIRRCKYQKQVDLVSILGELLDPVLQTLPPVDAVVAVPLHVRRLRQREFNQSLRIAAWVAHRLERPLWPDVLRRIRWTDSQTALDRADRKTNVRRAFAVRDKTAVAGRRLALVDDVYTTGATVNECARALRSAGASDVYVVTVAHMP from the coding sequence ATGCGGGCGCTTGTGCGATCGGCGCTCGATGCGACGCTCCCGCGGCGATGCGGCATCTGTCGCCGGGGCATGTCCGCGAGCGAGGTTCGGGGCATCTGTTCGGCGTGTTGGGGCGCCATCCCGCGGATCGAGGGGCCGCGCTGTTCGTTGTGCGGCGTCCCATTCGGGTCCGAGGCCGCCGTCTCACACAGCCCAATGCACCGATGCGGAACATGTCGCGAGAGCCCTCCGTCGTTTACCCGGGCCGTCGCCGCCGGCCTGTACACGGGCGTGTTGGCCGAGGCCATTCGCCGGTGCAAGTACCAGAAGCAGGTCGACCTCGTTTCGATTCTGGGAGAACTCCTCGATCCGGTGCTGCAAACCCTCCCGCCGGTCGACGCCGTGGTAGCAGTGCCCTTGCACGTTCGGCGCTTGCGGCAACGCGAATTCAATCAATCCTTGCGGATCGCGGCGTGGGTGGCCCACCGCCTTGAGCGTCCGCTGTGGCCCGACGTGTTGCGGCGAATCCGGTGGACGGACTCCCAGACCGCGCTCGACCGGGCGGACCGAAAAACCAACGTCCGGCGCGCCTTCGCGGTCCGGGACAAAACCGCGGTGGCGGGCCGCCGGCTGGCGCTGGTGGATGATGTCTACACCACCGGAGCCACCGTCAACGAATGCGCCCGAGCGCTCCGCTCCGCCGGTGCGAGTGACGTGTACGTCGTGACCGTGGCCCATATGCCGTAA